GTGTCGTCTACATCCTCGTCGGCGGTCTGCAGGAGGCGATCGGGATCGGCCCGGCAATGGCTATCTCCTTCTCGACCCTGGTACCCGGTTCGCTGCTGGCGCTGAAGGTGCTCCGAGGCAACGCCCAGGCCCTGAGCGCCGACTGAGGGGAGCGTTCATCCGCGTTCAGACTCCGTTCGGGGCCGTCCTATTAGGCTAGGCCCGTGTTGGAGGGAAGTGTGCCGTTGAGACTCGAAGGAACAGCATCGATGCTTGCCGAGGTGCACGGCAGGCAGGTATCGATCCTGCTGGTGGAGGACAGTGAGGACGACGCCCTGCTCACCCTGCGTGCCCTGAAGAAGAGCACGGTCGAGCTGGAAGAGGTCGTTGTCGTAGCCGACGGGATCGAAGCCGAGGATTACCTCTTCACCCGGGGCAAGTTCGAGAAGAGGAACGGCGCGATCATGCCGAAACTCATCCTTCTCGACATCAACCTGCCGCGCATGAGCGGCCTCGAACTCCTGAGGTCGCTCAGGTCCGACCCTCGGACCAGGATCGTGCCCGTGGTGATGCTCACTTCCTCGGCGGCCGAGCAGGATCTGGTGAGCAGCTACGGCGCCGGGGCGAACGGCTACATCCAGAAGCCGGTCAACTCCAGCGACTTCGAGGAGGTCGTCCAGAAGGTGGTCAAGTACTGGCTCGAGATCAACCGAGCGCCGGGCGACTGGATGACGGGAGTGGCCAGCCAGCAAGCCTGACGCGACCGGTCCAGCCTGCACCAACCTCCGTCAGGAGCGGGAACGCGAGCGTCACTGAGATAATATGGCTCGATGTACCTGCGCACGTTCGGTGGTCTGGCTATCGAAGGTACCGGCTTCCGACGGCTGAAACCGCTGCTCCTCGCCGCCTACCTGGCCCATGCCGGGCCCACGCCGCGGCGCTACCTGGCCGAGATCTTCTGGCCGGGTGCGAGCGACGCGATGAACAGCCTCTCGGTCGCCCTGTCGCAGTTGCGCCGGGGCGCGCCGGGGGCTGTCGATGCGGACGACATCAGGGCGTGGTCCGACCTGGACAGCGACGCGGGTGAGTTGCGCCGCGCCTTCGAGACGGCCGCTTACGATCGCGTGGCGGAGATCTACAGTGGGGCCTTCCTCGACGGGGTGGACCTCGACATGAGTGAGGAGTTGGAGGAGTGGCTCTTCGACACGCGCGAGAGCCTGGCCCGCACGGCGCGCGAAGCGCTTCTGCGGTCGGCCGAACTGAGCGCGGGCAAGAGTAGGTTCGACGAGGCCGGACGGCTGGCCGAGCAGGCCCTGAGGACCGCTGGAGCCGGAGAACCCGAACCGGAGGAGCTGTTGCGTTTCGGCATCCTCCTGTCCGCCGCCAGGAGCCCGTCGATCGCGGAACTGCGGCGCTTGGCGCAGGAGTACGGTCTCTCGGCAGATATGCCGCCGGAGCAGGCGCGCGCCCGGTTGGCCAGGGTCCTGGTGGGCAGGGAGTCGGAGTTGACGCGCCTCTCTGCTCTCGCTCCCGGCGAGTGGGCCTGGGTGACGGGCGCCTCAGGGATGGGCAAGACCGCCCTCCTGGGTGAGCTCGAAGGCACCTACCTGCCGGCTCGGGAAGGTCTGCCGTACGCGACTCTCGAGCCACTGTTGGCCGAGACCCTGGGAGCAAGCGAGACGCTGATGCTCAAGAGGCTTTCGAGCCTCGAGGGCACGGTGATGGTGGATGACTGGGAGCAGACGGACGAGGAGAGCCGGAAGCTCCTGACCAGGCTGCGTCACCTGCGGCCGCGCGTCAACCTGATCATCGCCTCTACCTGCCCGCCGCTGCTGCCGGTAGAGGTCGAGCTCACCCTTGGCCCGCTGTCGGTTGATGCCCTGGGCCCCTACGCCGACTCGCTCGAACAGACGGGGGGCCTTCCAGAACTGGTGGGGGCCCTGATGAGGGACGATTCGCTCGAGGCGGCCCTAGAGCGCCGACTCGACCAACTGGGCCCCGACGCCAGGCGCCTCTACCTCGCTCTCGCCCTGCTGGAACGGGGCGACGTCTCGCTGGTCCGGCGTGCGCTCTCGCTCCCCAGCGTCGAGACCGCCACCGCCCTGGGCGAGCTCCTACCCACCGGTCTG
This genomic window from Trueperaceae bacterium contains:
- a CDS encoding response regulator — protein: MLEGSVPLRLEGTASMLAEVHGRQVSILLVEDSEDDALLTLRALKKSTVELEEVVVVADGIEAEDYLFTRGKFEKRNGAIMPKLILLDINLPRMSGLELLRSLRSDPRTRIVPVVMLTSSAAEQDLVSSYGAGANGYIQKPVNSSDFEEVVQKVVKYWLEINRAPGDWMTGVASQQA
- a CDS encoding tetratricopeptide repeat protein, whose amino-acid sequence is MYLRTFGGLAIEGTGFRRLKPLLLAAYLAHAGPTPRRYLAEIFWPGASDAMNSLSVALSQLRRGAPGAVDADDIRAWSDLDSDAGELRRAFETAAYDRVAEIYSGAFLDGVDLDMSEELEEWLFDTRESLARTAREALLRSAELSAGKSRFDEAGRLAEQALRTAGAGEPEPEELLRFGILLSAARSPSIAELRRLAQEYGLSADMPPEQARARLARVLVGRESELTRLSALAPGEWAWVTGASGMGKTALLGELEGTYLPAREGLPYATLEPLLAETLGASETLMLKRLSSLEGTVMVDDWEQTDEESRKLLTRLRHLRPRVNLIIASTCPPLLPVEVELTLGPLSVDALGPYADSLEQTGGLPELVGALMRDDSLEAALERRLDQLGPDARRLYLALALLERGDVSLVRRALSLPSVETATALGELLPTGLVEASGAVRARQAALDYLTSRPNEMGQLALQLARELSGVEAFPLYERARAFWEENDLPRAAAAYLAWGEELLRRGFARRSAELLSEAPSTEEVILLWSRALEQAGQYKEALERLGRLPETPLVSALKSALYWRLGRPADAEAAAQRGLEGETEARAESLNTLGVLARSQGAFEEAASHARRAAALWQALGNQNRWVSTLNNVGIAAALQGKSAEEAFAEALEASGDNSLLRARTLLNVGWAREQQGQLAHAEEAFLEAARLAAEAGVTEVAAWAWNNLGVLFHRQPQAEKARDAYEQALALAQQAGEQRILGMVLANLAELTSNYEAWEEALRILEKSGHEMIATNFRESLDADHPFARRSEESGGGES